A genomic window from Aurantimicrobium photophilum includes:
- a CDS encoding sugar ABC transporter ATP-binding protein yields MNAVTTSEKMEAPYAIEAHNIFKHFDGVHALSGVNLSVKTGEIHALLGENGAGKSTLVKVITGIYAPDSGEIRRNGDPVEFSSVRMANAAGIVALYQELSIIPSISVAENILLGEQTPSKAGFVQWSALRKRAQEQLDRLNQKIPLNKLAGELSPVQQTMVAFARALATDARVLILDEPTASLTDTEIRDLFAVLRKLRDQGVAIIYVSHRLEEVFELCDRLTIMRNGETIISKNVSDSNIDEVISTMVGRDAGELYPERGTATTEIALTVEGVNGRRVKDISFSAHKGEVLGIGGLAGSGRSELLRILAGAQKHTSGVVTIGDVELPGSPGVNRALDAGIALVPEERRSQGVILSASIRDNIALANIPAVSSLGLVSGNKITSLTENGIKNLQIKARNQRQTVGQLSGGNQQKVVLAKMLARKPKVLLMDEPTRGIDVGTKAEIYRLIRELAAGGTTIIAVSSELPELIGMSDRILIMHEGHISGEVQADIANDELLLSYCYGKATK; encoded by the coding sequence ATGAATGCGGTAACTACCTCCGAAAAGATGGAAGCACCTTACGCAATTGAGGCGCACAACATTTTCAAACACTTTGACGGCGTGCACGCCCTGAGTGGGGTCAATCTATCGGTCAAGACCGGTGAAATCCACGCACTCTTGGGCGAAAACGGTGCGGGTAAGTCCACATTGGTCAAGGTCATCACCGGTATTTATGCCCCAGATTCTGGTGAAATCCGACGCAATGGTGACCCTGTTGAATTCAGTAGTGTTCGCATGGCTAATGCGGCAGGAATTGTGGCTCTCTACCAGGAGCTCTCCATCATCCCCTCAATTAGCGTTGCCGAAAATATCTTGTTGGGCGAGCAAACCCCCAGCAAGGCAGGCTTCGTCCAATGGTCCGCACTTCGAAAGAGAGCACAGGAGCAACTTGACCGCCTGAACCAAAAGATTCCCCTCAACAAGCTCGCTGGGGAGCTCTCTCCGGTGCAGCAGACGATGGTCGCCTTTGCTCGCGCGCTGGCAACTGATGCTCGTGTGCTCATTTTGGATGAGCCCACCGCATCGTTGACGGACACCGAAATCAGAGATCTCTTTGCCGTGCTCCGCAAGTTGCGCGACCAGGGTGTGGCCATTATTTATGTCTCACACCGCCTGGAAGAAGTCTTCGAGCTGTGTGACCGCCTCACCATCATGCGTAACGGCGAGACAATCATTTCGAAAAACGTTTCTGACTCCAACATTGACGAAGTCATCTCCACCATGGTGGGTCGTGACGCGGGCGAGCTGTACCCTGAACGCGGCACGGCAACAACAGAAATTGCGCTCACTGTTGAGGGTGTCAATGGTCGGCGAGTCAAAGACATCAGCTTTTCTGCCCACAAGGGTGAAGTTCTCGGAATTGGCGGTCTTGCCGGATCAGGTCGTAGCGAGTTGCTCCGCATCCTTGCTGGCGCGCAAAAGCACACGTCCGGAGTCGTCACAATTGGTGATGTTGAACTTCCCGGCTCACCTGGAGTGAACCGTGCACTCGATGCTGGAATCGCGTTGGTACCAGAAGAACGCCGCAGTCAGGGCGTGATTTTGAGCGCATCCATTCGTGACAACATTGCGCTTGCCAATATCCCTGCCGTGAGCTCGTTAGGCCTCGTTTCGGGAAACAAGATCACCTCTCTAACCGAGAACGGGATCAAAAACCTGCAGATCAAGGCACGCAATCAACGTCAAACAGTTGGCCAGCTGTCGGGCGGAAACCAACAAAAGGTCGTTCTGGCCAAGATGTTGGCCCGGAAGCCCAAGGTTCTGCTGATGGATGAGCCCACCCGAGGTATTGATGTGGGAACAAAGGCAGAAATCTATCGCCTTATCCGCGAGCTTGCTGCCGGTGGCACAACCATCATCGCAGTGAGTTCAGAGTTACCTGAACTCATCGGGATGAGCGACCGAATTCTCATCATGCACGAAGGCCATATTTCAGGCGAGGTCCAAGCTGACATCGCGAACGACGAACTTCTTCTGTCCTACTGCT